In Natronomonas halophila, one DNA window encodes the following:
- a CDS encoding hydantoinase/oxoprolinase family protein, whose product MVATPHVSVDVGGTFTDVVLTTDSDLVTAKVPSTADQSEGVLEGIRKACDRAGIAPDEVATFTHAMTVSVNALLERNGAETALVTTDGFRDVLEIGRQTRPALYDLDAERTPPLVPRRRRYGLDERATTKGIEMPVDPAEVDALAEELADAESIAVSLLHAYNDSENEAIVADRLRKALDVPVSVSHEVLPAFREYERTSTTVVDAYVRPAIDSYLGRLTERATEAGIPAPRVMQSNGGIADPETVRKRAVTTVLSGPAAGVVGAKASAERAVDGEAFDGVVTFDMGGTSSDVSLVRDGEIARTTDAEIDGLPIAMPMVDVNTVGSGGGSIAWVDAGGALRVGPESAGADPGPACYGSGGGKPTVTDANVVLGYIGADAALGGEVSLDVEAARDVLAELADEAGLDSAQEAAEGVYRVANANMTRAIRSVTIERGYDPREFGLVAFGGAGPMHATALAERLEMDRVIVPLAGGVLSAYGLLGADEQHDAMHTHRTLLDEADPSELEAIYDALTTEARADVTADEEPTIERIAELRYDGQSFELGVPVDEPLAIDEVRERFNAAHERAYGYRMDEPVELVALRVSARVEHDVPTTGYEGAPDANLGTRTAVFDGERHELPVFARSGVTPGTTIDGPAVLEDDESTVVVRPGWSGTVQPDGALVLEGGGR is encoded by the coding sequence AAGGTGCCCTCGACGGCCGACCAAAGCGAGGGCGTCCTCGAGGGCATCCGGAAGGCCTGCGACCGGGCGGGCATCGCGCCCGACGAGGTGGCCACGTTCACCCACGCGATGACCGTCTCGGTCAACGCCCTGCTGGAGCGAAACGGCGCCGAGACGGCGCTGGTGACGACCGACGGCTTCCGAGACGTCTTGGAGATCGGCCGCCAGACCCGGCCGGCCCTCTACGACCTCGACGCCGAGCGGACCCCACCGCTCGTGCCCCGACGGCGCCGCTACGGACTCGACGAGCGGGCGACGACGAAGGGCATCGAGATGCCGGTCGACCCCGCCGAGGTCGACGCGCTCGCCGAGGAACTGGCGGACGCCGAAAGCATCGCCGTTTCCCTGCTACACGCCTACAACGACTCGGAAAACGAGGCCATCGTCGCTGACCGTCTCCGCAAGGCCCTCGATGTGCCGGTATCGGTCTCTCACGAGGTCCTGCCCGCCTTCAGGGAGTACGAACGCACTTCCACGACCGTCGTCGACGCCTACGTCCGGCCGGCTATCGACTCGTATCTCGGCCGATTGACCGAACGCGCCACCGAGGCCGGGATTCCGGCCCCGCGGGTGATGCAGTCCAACGGCGGTATCGCCGACCCCGAGACGGTCCGCAAGCGGGCAGTGACGACCGTCCTGTCCGGGCCCGCCGCGGGCGTCGTCGGTGCCAAGGCCAGCGCCGAACGCGCCGTCGACGGTGAGGCGTTCGACGGCGTCGTCACCTTCGATATGGGCGGCACCTCCAGCGACGTGAGCCTCGTCCGCGACGGCGAAATCGCCCGGACGACCGACGCCGAAATCGACGGCCTCCCCATCGCGATGCCGATGGTCGACGTGAACACCGTCGGCTCCGGCGGCGGCTCCATCGCATGGGTCGACGCCGGCGGCGCGCTCCGGGTCGGGCCCGAATCCGCTGGCGCCGACCCTGGACCGGCCTGTTACGGCAGCGGCGGCGGCAAGCCGACGGTTACCGACGCCAACGTGGTGTTGGGCTATATCGGCGCAGACGCGGCCCTCGGGGGCGAGGTATCGCTGGATGTCGAGGCGGCCCGTGATGTCCTCGCCGAACTGGCCGACGAGGCGGGTCTCGATTCCGCCCAGGAGGCCGCCGAGGGCGTCTATCGGGTCGCCAACGCGAATATGACCCGGGCGATTCGGTCGGTCACGATCGAACGGGGCTACGACCCACGGGAGTTTGGCCTCGTCGCCTTCGGTGGCGCCGGCCCGATGCACGCGACGGCACTAGCCGAGCGGCTGGAGATGGACCGGGTCATCGTCCCGCTTGCGGGCGGCGTCCTCTCGGCGTACGGCCTGCTCGGCGCGGACGAACAGCACGACGCGATGCACACCCACCGGACCCTGCTGGACGAGGCCGATCCGAGCGAACTCGAAGCGATTTACGACGCTCTCACGACGGAAGCGCGGGCCGACGTAACCGCCGACGAGGAACCGACTATCGAGCGGATCGCCGAACTCCGATACGACGGCCAGAGCTTCGAACTTGGGGTTCCCGTCGACGAACCCCTTGCAATCGACGAGGTTCGCGAGCGGTTCAATGCCGCCCACGAGCGAGCCTACGGCTACCGCATGGACGAACCGGTCGAACTCGTTGCCCTCCGGGTCTCCGCGCGGGTCGAACACGACGTGCCGACGACCGGCTACGAGGGGGCGCCGGACGCCAACCTCGGAACTCGGACCGCAGTCTTCGACGGCGAGCGCCACGAACTCCCCGTCTTCGCCCGAAGCGGAGTCACGCCGGGAACGACCATCGACGGCCCGGCCGTCCTGGAGGATGACGAGAGCACCGTCGTCGTCCGGCCCGGCTGGTCCGGAACGGTCCAACCCGACGGCGCGCTCGTACTCGAAGGGGGTGGACGATGA